The following coding sequences lie in one Cupriavidus sp. WKF15 genomic window:
- the leuE gene encoding leucine efflux protein LeuE: MNTFMHTAFGITDFWTYVLGTIFIVLLPGPNSMYVLSVAAQRGVRAGYKGACGVFLGDAVLMVLSAAGVASLLKASPALFYVVKYIGAAYLGWIGFNMLRGAVRNWTKAGQAGQAINAAAAMPVDQSNPFRKALVISLMNPKAILFFISFFIQFVDPGFGYPALAFLALGVVVQIFSFLYLTTLIFVGVKLAAAFRRRRRLSAGVSSGVGAMFIGFGAKLATATLS, encoded by the coding sequence ATGAACACCTTCATGCATACCGCCTTCGGCATCACCGATTTCTGGACCTATGTGCTGGGCACGATCTTCATCGTGCTGCTGCCGGGGCCGAACTCGATGTATGTGCTGTCCGTGGCGGCGCAGCGTGGCGTGCGCGCGGGCTACAAGGGCGCATGCGGTGTGTTCCTCGGCGATGCCGTGCTGATGGTGCTGTCGGCGGCGGGCGTGGCCTCGCTGCTGAAGGCCAGCCCGGCGTTGTTCTACGTGGTGAAGTACATCGGCGCGGCCTATCTGGGCTGGATCGGGTTCAACATGCTGCGTGGGGCGGTGCGCAACTGGACCAAGGCGGGTCAGGCGGGGCAGGCCATCAATGCCGCCGCGGCCATGCCCGTCGACCAGTCCAACCCGTTCCGCAAGGCGCTGGTCATCAGCCTGATGAACCCCAAGGCGATCCTGTTCTTCATCTCGTTCTTCATCCAGTTCGTCGACCCGGGCTTCGGCTATCCGGCGCTGGCGTTCCTCGCACTGGGCGTGGTCGTGCAGATCTTCAGCTTCCTGTACCTGACGACGCTGATCTTCGTCGGCGTGAAACTGGCTGCCGCGTTCCGCCGCCGCCGCCGCTTGTCGGCAGGCGTGTCGAGTGGCGTAGGCGCCATGTTCATCGGCTTCGGCGCGAAGCTGGCGACTGCCACCCTGAGCTGA